The following DNA comes from Halorhabdus tiamatea SARL4B.
GCCTACCGGGTGCGAGCCGATCCGCTCCGGGCGTGGGCCAGCGACGACGGCGAGCCCTCGGGGTCGGCGGGCAAGCCCGCGCTGAACGTTCTCGACGGCCAGGAACTGGAAAACGTGGTCGTCGTCGTGACGCGGTACTTCGGCGGGACGGAGTTGGGGGTCGGTGGCCTCGTGAGCGCCTACTCGCGGGCCGTCACGGAGGCAATCGACGACGCCGGCGTCCGGGAGGAGCGGCCACACGAACGCTTCGCGATCGAGGTCGAATACGACGATTCCGGGACGGTCCGGTCGATCCTGGAGAGCGAAGGCGTCGACTTCGAAGCCAGCTACGAGGCGCGGGTGCACTTCGTCG
Coding sequences within:
- a CDS encoding IMPACT family protein; amino-acid sequence: MTDERYRTLAGPGESSFTISGSEFIGHARPAETVDAAETFVEEVRAEYDDATHNVPAYRVRADPLRAWASDDGEPSGSAGKPALNVLDGQELENVVVVVTRYFGGTELGVGGLVSAYSRAVTEAIDDAGVREERPHERFAIEVEYDDSGTVRSILESEGVDFEASYEARVHFVVRVPTVESAALRDRIASATSGRATVEESVEQ